From Pseudovibrio sp. Tun.PSC04-5.I4, a single genomic window includes:
- the arsC gene encoding arsenate reductase (glutaredoxin) (This arsenate reductase requires both glutathione and glutaredoxin to convert arsenate to arsenite, after which the efflux transporter formed by ArsA and ArsB can extrude the arsenite from the cell, providing resistance.) codes for MQPIIYHNPKCGTSRNTLAMLKQAGTEPEVIEYLKTPPSRETLEKLIKDSGLNAREVLRKKGTPYEELGLDDDKWTDAHLIDFMLEHPILMNRPIVVSDKGTRLCRPSDILLEILDEDQIGAFTKEDGETVIPAKG; via the coding sequence ATGCAACCGATCATCTACCACAACCCCAAATGCGGCACCTCGCGCAACACGCTGGCCATGCTGAAACAAGCCGGGACTGAGCCAGAGGTGATTGAGTACCTCAAAACGCCACCCTCCCGCGAAACGCTGGAAAAATTGATTAAAGACAGCGGCTTAAACGCACGTGAGGTGCTCCGCAAGAAAGGCACACCCTACGAGGAGTTGGGTCTAGATGATGATAAATGGACCGATGCACACCTCATAGACTTCATGCTCGAACACCCAATCCTCATGAACCGACCAATTGTGGTCTCCGACAAAGGCACCCGCCTGTGCCGACCATCAGATATTCTCTTGGAAATTCTGGATGAAGACCAAATCGGTGCCTTTACCAAAGAAGACGGCGAGACCGTCATCCCAGCCAAAGGGTAA
- the arsH gene encoding arsenical resistance protein ArsH — MTDTEFDLTDLPELETESFHPIKSSQLQSKDAPDHAPRILLLYGSLRKRSFSRLAVLEAQRILEQLGAQTRIFTPSGLPLPDDAEPDHPKVQELRELMMWSEGQVWCSPERHGSMTGIMKSMIDWVPLSVGAVRPTQGKTLALMQVCGGSQSFNALNQMRVLGRWMRMITIPNQSSVPKAFLEFNADGRMKPSSMYDRIVDVMEELMKFTHLTRGHAEYLTDRYSERKENAEELSRRVNQKQAC; from the coding sequence GTGACTGATACTGAGTTTGATTTGACTGATCTGCCAGAGCTGGAAACAGAGAGCTTCCACCCCATAAAATCCTCCCAGCTGCAAAGCAAGGATGCCCCGGACCACGCTCCACGTATCCTGCTGCTCTACGGCTCCCTGCGTAAACGCTCCTTCAGCCGCCTTGCAGTGCTGGAAGCCCAGCGCATTTTAGAGCAACTCGGTGCACAAACCCGCATCTTCACCCCCAGCGGCCTACCCTTGCCAGATGATGCAGAACCTGACCACCCCAAAGTTCAGGAACTGCGCGAGTTGATGATGTGGTCCGAAGGTCAGGTTTGGTGCTCACCGGAACGCCACGGGTCAATGACTGGCATCATGAAATCCATGATTGACTGGGTGCCGCTGTCTGTGGGTGCCGTCCGCCCAACCCAAGGCAAAACACTGGCACTCATGCAGGTATGCGGTGGTTCACAAAGCTTCAACGCCCTCAACCAGATGCGTGTACTGGGCCGCTGGATGCGGATGATCACCATTCCCAACCAATCCTCCGTTCCCAAGGCATTTTTGGAGTTCAACGCAGACGGCCGCATGAAGCCCTCCTCCATGTATGATCGTATTGTGGATGTGATGGAAGAATTGATGAAATTCACCCACCTCACCCGCGGCCATGCAGAGTATCTCACGGATCGATATTCTGAGCGCAAAGAAAACGCGGAAGAGCTCTCCCGGCGCGTGAACCAGAAACAAGCTTGCTGA
- a CDS encoding BadF/BadG/BcrA/BcrD ATPase family protein — MDYILGVDGGGSTCRAAIATADGRLLGRGKAGPANIYSDPTASLSSILHASKLACEDAGLTLDALHQSFAVLGLAGANAHNDPDGVAQNLPFAAVQVVSDTLIALEGAHGTDDGVIGILGTGSNFMARKDNQHLYLGGWGFHCGDQGSGARMGERALEEALLAHDGLRSLCPLTEHILRQFEDDPRKLSEFARTAKPRDFGEFMPIILIYAKQQSRLALDIVEEGTTYVASALRLLSEEGRLPIALLGGLSHAYDAFLPPDLKKIIIPAKNDALRGALSMAERENAQYS, encoded by the coding sequence ATGGATTATATTCTTGGCGTAGATGGCGGCGGCTCCACGTGTAGAGCTGCAATTGCAACAGCAGATGGACGCTTGCTTGGCCGTGGCAAAGCAGGCCCAGCGAACATCTACAGCGACCCAACTGCCAGCCTTAGTTCCATCCTTCATGCCTCAAAACTCGCCTGTGAAGATGCCGGACTAACATTAGACGCCCTCCACCAAAGTTTTGCAGTCCTCGGTCTTGCAGGCGCAAACGCTCATAACGACCCAGACGGCGTTGCCCAAAACCTGCCCTTCGCTGCCGTTCAGGTGGTTTCAGACACGTTAATCGCATTGGAAGGAGCCCATGGCACAGATGACGGCGTCATCGGTATTTTGGGTACGGGCTCCAACTTCATGGCCCGCAAGGATAATCAACACCTGTATCTCGGCGGTTGGGGCTTCCATTGCGGAGATCAGGGCAGCGGTGCACGTATGGGAGAACGTGCTTTGGAAGAAGCTCTACTCGCCCATGACGGTCTGCGCTCTCTTTGCCCATTGACCGAACATATCCTACGCCAGTTTGAGGATGATCCGCGCAAGCTTTCAGAATTTGCACGCACTGCAAAACCAAGAGATTTTGGCGAATTCATGCCTATCATTCTCATTTACGCCAAACAGCAGAGTCGGCTGGCACTCGATATTGTCGAGGAAGGCACAACCTACGTTGCCTCGGCTCTCCGCCTCTTGAGTGAAGAAGGCAGACTGCCCATTGCTCTGCTTGGCGGCTTAAGCCATGCCTATGATGCCTTCCTACCCCCAGACCTGAAGAAGATCATCATACCCGCCAAAAACGATGCGTTACGTGGTGCACTTTCAATGGCGGAGCGGGAAAACGCTCAGTACAGCTAA
- a CDS encoding AAA family ATPase, with translation MRILAMRGENLASLAAPFEVDLQQEPLNGAGLFAITGETGAGKSTLLDGLCLALFGQCPRLSAAGSSDSVPDVAGAELKETNPRTVLTRGAASGFAEADFVGADGEAYRARWTVRRARNKASGKLQNVERSLVRIRDNAAIESGIKLVDAAVEARLGLTYEQFKRTVLLAQGDFDAFLKANDNERAALLEKVTGTQKYRDISRQIFQRSSEAKDVVAKLVEKSEVAGLLEEDERTALQTQQAGMDEQSKSLQRDMDAIATSLQHLQKMDDTKKRLDTAQDQFVVLKARAEAAQTKRDLKAQFERIKALEPVNQRVVEARVEVAKSSSAAQNSQVLLEVVKTGLTAKQEQASQASVVFNELEAELAKFMPDWSAADQLDTKLGELETEGKRLRDRSEVTITEAKQAADTLTAHDKALDEQKALQSSVKEQMARLSATKVLKDRRDSLFADLDEFDRVQVALSQDAERLVETRKRKTELSQIQSKLSSQLEQFVSELAGCEQDLAVKKGKLVALGAEAARKDMERLSAFRQRAEKLQENSRLFLRAKRDKDAEQAAWKKLERQMASLQQTRDKSVAELKFRDVALEKARGLSTIAEAAQGDHAKSLRAELVDDEPCPVCGSDQHPIDTQEGRAALDTLFGSVFLQRKEAEEARAAAQRNLDTVNRDLATCEASLKTASVQGTKYEQEAAQLYSGIEIAWSALDAPFQIELALAAVLGEPDVLNAVLAQVDAKAGSLRDVLSSEDVLRKDLEQVDAKLRDLRDAHQKATQDQQQKTEAVSTNRVELSKVETRHTSNEDVRLRLEQRLGETLLAGGLVYGSLGGELSSLKATLQERIAIWEQLEQQEGITSAALQSLEKETGGLTEKRDALVKTSGVFQADLDALRATHQDRIAERKLLLGGVPTAEHREAFQNKHSNAKERITNATNAQNLAREEWGRLEAGLIGAKAAEEKAKVALTHCMDNLISELAILGLTLDAYQGLHERSLAEWDGLVAVLKELDDAYAAAQTAVLTWEKELTSVQALELPKEPRDTLSSQLEGLRLALSELQVSKGVSAEKLRVDEEARKKAQQIMGLLLEAKETANTWGAISEAIGSADGSKFQKVAQGVTLDLLVELANKQLQQLKPRYQLKRADSGLGLFVIDRDMGDAPRSTRSLSGGERFLISLSLALALSGLEGRQSFVDTLFIDEGFGSLDAESLDLAIDALEMLQGQGRKVGVISHVEALKDRIPVQIQVLRQGSGRSRIAINAPAGW, from the coding sequence ATGCGTATTCTAGCGATGCGTGGTGAAAACCTCGCCAGTCTTGCTGCCCCATTTGAGGTGGACCTTCAACAAGAGCCGCTTAACGGCGCAGGCCTGTTTGCAATTACCGGAGAAACCGGAGCGGGCAAGTCCACGCTCCTGGATGGGTTGTGCCTGGCTTTGTTTGGGCAATGTCCGCGTTTGAGCGCAGCTGGTAGCAGCGACAGCGTGCCGGATGTTGCCGGAGCGGAGCTGAAAGAAACCAACCCGCGCACGGTGTTAACTCGCGGTGCGGCTTCTGGTTTTGCGGAGGCAGATTTCGTTGGTGCTGATGGCGAGGCTTACCGCGCGCGCTGGACTGTGCGCCGTGCTCGTAACAAAGCTTCTGGGAAGTTGCAAAATGTGGAGCGGTCTCTTGTTCGCATTCGCGACAATGCAGCCATTGAAAGCGGTATCAAGCTGGTTGACGCAGCTGTTGAAGCGCGCCTCGGTCTGACTTACGAGCAGTTTAAGCGGACTGTGCTGCTGGCGCAGGGTGATTTTGATGCGTTTTTGAAAGCCAACGACAATGAACGTGCCGCTTTGCTTGAGAAAGTGACGGGCACGCAGAAGTATCGCGATATCTCGCGGCAAATTTTCCAACGTTCTTCGGAAGCGAAAGATGTTGTTGCCAAGCTGGTAGAGAAATCCGAGGTCGCCGGTCTTTTGGAAGAAGACGAGCGCACTGCGTTGCAAACGCAGCAGGCAGGGATGGATGAACAATCCAAATCCCTCCAGCGTGATATGGATGCCATTGCCACGTCTTTGCAACATTTGCAAAAAATGGATGATACGAAGAAACGATTGGACACGGCTCAGGATCAGTTTGTTGTGCTGAAGGCGCGCGCTGAAGCGGCTCAGACCAAGCGTGATTTGAAGGCACAGTTTGAGCGTATCAAAGCGCTGGAACCGGTGAACCAGCGTGTTGTGGAAGCGCGAGTGGAGGTTGCGAAGTCCTCTTCTGCCGCGCAAAACAGTCAGGTTCTGCTGGAAGTTGTGAAGACTGGCCTTACCGCGAAACAGGAGCAAGCGAGCCAAGCTTCTGTGGTCTTCAATGAGCTGGAAGCAGAGCTTGCCAAGTTCATGCCGGACTGGAGTGCAGCAGACCAGCTGGATACCAAACTGGGTGAGTTGGAAACGGAAGGCAAACGCCTGCGTGACCGCTCTGAAGTTACAATTACAGAAGCCAAGCAAGCTGCTGATACGCTCACCGCGCATGATAAAGCACTGGACGAGCAGAAAGCTTTGCAATCGAGCGTCAAAGAGCAGATGGCGCGGCTCAGTGCGACCAAGGTTTTGAAGGATCGCCGCGACAGTCTGTTTGCTGATCTGGATGAATTTGACCGGGTTCAGGTTGCGCTTTCCCAAGATGCTGAGCGACTGGTTGAAACCCGCAAACGGAAAACGGAACTCTCGCAGATCCAGAGCAAACTGTCCTCTCAGCTGGAACAGTTTGTGAGCGAGCTAGCAGGTTGTGAGCAAGATCTTGCTGTGAAAAAGGGCAAACTTGTTGCTCTTGGTGCTGAGGCCGCGCGTAAGGACATGGAGCGGCTTTCGGCCTTCCGTCAACGTGCTGAAAAGCTGCAGGAAAACTCACGTCTCTTTTTGCGGGCTAAGCGGGATAAGGACGCAGAGCAAGCGGCTTGGAAAAAGCTGGAAAGGCAAATGGCTAGTTTGCAGCAAACCAGAGATAAATCTGTTGCAGAGCTAAAATTTCGAGATGTTGCGCTGGAGAAAGCCAGAGGCCTTTCTACCATTGCGGAAGCGGCACAAGGTGACCACGCGAAATCGCTGCGGGCGGAATTGGTTGACGATGAACCCTGCCCAGTTTGCGGGTCTGACCAACACCCTATAGATACACAGGAGGGCCGGGCTGCGTTGGATACGCTGTTCGGCAGCGTGTTTCTACAGCGCAAAGAAGCGGAAGAAGCTCGCGCAGCTGCGCAGCGAAACCTAGATACAGTCAATCGTGATTTGGCGACCTGCGAGGCTTCACTGAAGACTGCCTCTGTTCAGGGCACAAAGTATGAGCAGGAAGCGGCGCAGCTCTACTCCGGCATTGAGATTGCATGGTCTGCGTTGGATGCTCCGTTTCAAATTGAGCTCGCTCTCGCTGCGGTGTTGGGTGAGCCAGATGTGTTGAACGCTGTGTTGGCGCAAGTGGATGCCAAGGCTGGTTCTCTGCGTGATGTTCTCTCATCTGAAGACGTGCTGCGTAAGGATTTGGAGCAGGTGGATGCCAAGCTTCGTGACCTTCGGGATGCGCACCAGAAAGCAACACAGGACCAGCAGCAAAAAACTGAAGCTGTTTCAACTAATCGCGTCGAACTCTCGAAGGTTGAAACCCGTCACACCAGCAATGAGGACGTTCGGTTGCGTCTTGAGCAGCGGCTGGGCGAAACACTGCTGGCTGGTGGTTTGGTATACGGGTCCCTCGGTGGCGAGTTGTCGAGTCTGAAGGCAACTTTGCAAGAGCGTATTGCCATATGGGAACAACTGGAACAGCAAGAGGGAATAACTTCCGCCGCGCTGCAATCTCTTGAAAAAGAGACTGGTGGTCTCACTGAAAAGCGGGATGCTCTGGTGAAAACTTCCGGAGTATTTCAGGCTGATTTGGACGCGCTGCGCGCGACGCATCAGGACCGGATTGCGGAGCGGAAATTGTTGCTGGGCGGCGTACCAACTGCGGAACATCGCGAAGCCTTCCAAAATAAACATAGCAACGCAAAAGAACGCATAACCAACGCAACCAACGCACAAAACCTTGCAAGAGAAGAATGGGGGCGTCTGGAGGCTGGATTAATAGGGGCTAAGGCTGCTGAAGAGAAAGCGAAGGTTGCTCTAACCCACTGCATGGACAATTTGATTTCGGAGCTCGCCATCCTTGGGTTGACGCTGGATGCCTATCAGGGCTTGCATGAGCGCAGCCTTGCAGAGTGGGATGGACTGGTTGCCGTGCTAAAAGAGCTGGATGATGCGTATGCCGCCGCGCAAACTGCTGTTCTCACATGGGAAAAAGAGCTGACTTCGGTTCAGGCACTGGAGTTGCCGAAAGAGCCACGAGATACGTTATCCTCTCAGTTGGAAGGATTGAGGCTTGCGCTCTCTGAGCTTCAGGTGAGCAAAGGGGTGAGTGCCGAAAAACTGCGCGTGGATGAGGAAGCTCGCAAAAAAGCTCAACAGATCATGGGCTTATTGCTGGAAGCGAAAGAGACTGCGAACACTTGGGGCGCCATATCCGAGGCTATTGGCTCTGCTGATGGCTCCAAATTCCAGAAGGTGGCGCAGGGAGTTACTCTCGATCTTCTGGTCGAGCTGGCAAACAAACAGTTGCAGCAGCTCAAACCTCGTTATCAACTCAAACGCGCTGATTCGGGCTTGGGACTCTTCGTGATTGACCGCGATATGGGCGATGCCCCACGCTCTACACGCTCGCTAAGTGGCGGAGAACGCTTCCTTATTTCGCTCAGCCTTGCCCTTGCTCTGTCTGGTTTGGAAGGCCGTCAGTCGTTTGTTGATACGCTGTTTATTGACGAAGGCTTCGGTTCATTAGACGCAGAAAGCCTTGACCTTGCCATTGATGCACTGGAGATGTTGCAGGGGCAGGGGAGAAAAGTTGGTGTCATTAGCCATGTTGAAGCGCTGAAAGATCGGATACCTGTTCAAATTCAAGTTCTTAGGCAGGGATCAGGACGCAGCCGTATTGCCATCAATGCACCAGCAGGATGGTAA
- a CDS encoding pirin family protein, whose product MLNTASDLKVKVRPGSERGHANAGWLKSSHSFSFASYFDRNNMHFHNLRVINDDWIAGDSGFPMHPHENFEIFSYMLEGALEHKDTMGNGSTVRKGGIQFMSTGSGVQHSEFNPSEEDPSHLLQIWLIPARKNTTPRYEMLDLDDTARDGNLQLFLSHDGRNGSIRTEASADVYSGKLDGSDQISFELSDHRAVYVHVARGEVQINGETLQDGDAIEAEGHGTLLLNNGKGAEIVLFHLSDRP is encoded by the coding sequence ATGTTGAACACAGCATCCGATTTAAAAGTGAAGGTCCGCCCCGGCAGCGAACGCGGTCATGCCAATGCAGGCTGGTTAAAATCCTCCCACTCCTTCAGCTTCGCCAGTTATTTTGATCGCAATAACATGCACTTCCACAACCTGCGCGTGATCAACGATGACTGGATCGCAGGCGACAGCGGCTTCCCCATGCACCCGCATGAGAACTTCGAGATATTCTCTTACATGCTGGAAGGCGCGCTGGAACACAAAGACACCATGGGCAACGGCAGCACCGTGCGCAAAGGCGGCATTCAGTTTATGAGCACCGGCAGCGGCGTGCAGCATTCGGAGTTCAACCCATCCGAGGAAGACCCGTCCCACCTGCTGCAAATCTGGCTGATTCCAGCCCGCAAAAACACCACACCGCGCTATGAAATGCTGGATCTGGATGACACAGCTCGGGATGGCAATCTGCAGCTGTTCCTCTCGCATGATGGCCGCAACGGCTCCATCCGCACAGAAGCATCTGCCGATGTTTATTCCGGCAAACTGGATGGCTCAGACCAGATCAGCTTTGAGTTGAGCGACCACCGCGCTGTATACGTCCACGTTGCCCGAGGCGAAGTGCAGATCAATGGCGAGACCCTGCAAGACGGCGATGCGATCGAGGCAGAAGGTCACGGCACATTGCTCCTGAACAACGGAAAAGGCGCGGAAATCGTCCTGTTCCACCTCTCTGACCGCCCCTAA
- the sbcD gene encoding exonuclease subunit SbcD, with protein sequence MALKILHTADWHIGQSLNGWSRTFEHQQFFKELEELIVVHEVDALVVAGDVFDNQNPSAEAAQMLYEALARFHEKRPHLVTVLTAGNHDPAGRVEAPGVLLQKIGVQAVGMVRRLDGALDLSHHLVPLKTSDGEIKAYALALPFPRPTDLPGLSFSSKEEGSPVVRAVAQLYETAVSQARAEIGELPLIATGHLHVAGGLESEGAERRILIGGEHAMPWEQFPDDLAYVALGHLHKPQKVGKESIRYSGSPFPLSVTEQHYKHGVNLLSFSDAGVLSIERVGLNRHVPFHRLKGDGGLLLEELVPALDALGLDADLPVERQPFVHVDLKPQVSASGLKAEVDQILAEYPVRSAGVSVLRPPREQIISAEAESLIRLSEVKPDELFKSAFERVHGIEPDAKHLDYFYRAIAEAEVE encoded by the coding sequence ATGGCGTTAAAAATCCTGCATACAGCGGACTGGCATATTGGCCAGAGCCTAAATGGCTGGTCGCGAACTTTTGAACATCAACAATTCTTCAAAGAGCTTGAAGAGTTGATTGTTGTGCATGAGGTGGACGCGCTTGTTGTTGCAGGAGATGTGTTTGACAACCAGAACCCCTCTGCCGAAGCTGCGCAGATGCTTTATGAGGCTCTGGCTCGGTTTCATGAAAAACGGCCTCATCTTGTAACCGTACTCACTGCTGGCAACCATGACCCTGCCGGGCGCGTGGAAGCTCCGGGTGTGCTGCTGCAAAAGATTGGCGTGCAGGCTGTTGGTATGGTGCGTCGGTTGGATGGTGCGTTGGACCTGTCCCATCATCTTGTTCCCCTCAAAACCAGCGATGGTGAGATCAAAGCTTATGCGTTGGCTCTGCCGTTTCCTCGGCCAACGGATCTTCCGGGTTTGAGCTTCTCCTCCAAGGAAGAAGGGTCCCCAGTTGTGCGCGCCGTTGCCCAGCTTTATGAGACTGCGGTTTCTCAAGCACGAGCGGAAATTGGTGAGTTGCCGTTGATCGCGACAGGGCATTTGCATGTTGCAGGCGGTTTGGAATCTGAAGGGGCGGAGCGGCGTATTCTCATTGGCGGTGAACACGCAATGCCTTGGGAGCAGTTTCCCGATGACCTTGCTTATGTGGCGCTCGGGCATTTGCATAAACCGCAGAAGGTGGGCAAGGAGAGTATTCGTTATTCGGGCTCGCCGTTTCCGCTTTCTGTCACTGAGCAGCACTATAAACATGGTGTGAACCTGCTTAGTTTTTCTGATGCGGGTGTGCTTTCTATTGAGCGGGTTGGCCTTAACCGGCATGTACCGTTCCATCGCTTAAAAGGGGATGGTGGGTTGCTGTTGGAAGAGCTGGTGCCCGCGCTGGATGCGTTGGGACTGGACGCCGACTTACCTGTTGAGCGGCAGCCGTTTGTGCATGTGGATTTGAAGCCGCAGGTTTCTGCCAGTGGGCTTAAGGCTGAGGTGGACCAGATCCTTGCGGAGTATCCGGTGCGTAGTGCTGGTGTTTCTGTTTTGCGGCCCCCACGCGAGCAAATCATAAGTGCAGAGGCTGAGAGCCTCATTCGTCTTTCTGAAGTAAAACCAGATGAGTTGTTTAAGTCCGCTTTTGAGCGGGTGCACGGCATTGAGCCGGATGCCAAACATCTGGACTATTTTTATCGCGCTATCGCAGAAGCAGAGGTTGAGTAA
- a CDS encoding helix-turn-helix domain-containing protein yields MQQDAAVAALSALAHKDRLAAFRLILTAMPAGLPSGQIAKDLAIAPTRMSFHLSTLERAGLLTAQREGRVVRYAIAPQTMRGLLRFLTKDCCNGDPTLCQDLNLFSCR; encoded by the coding sequence ATGCAACAGGACGCCGCCGTTGCGGCCCTCTCCGCATTGGCCCACAAAGACAGGCTCGCCGCCTTTCGTCTGATCCTGACCGCGATGCCAGCTGGCCTGCCCTCCGGTCAGATCGCGAAGGATCTCGCCATCGCCCCCACACGAATGTCCTTCCATCTCTCCACGCTGGAACGCGCCGGTCTACTCACCGCCCAGCGCGAAGGGCGTGTGGTGCGCTATGCCATTGCCCCGCAAACCATGCGTGGCCTGCTTCGTTTTCTGACAAAGGATTGCTGCAACGGCGATCCAACTCTCTGTCAGGACCTCAACCTTTTTTCCTGTCGTTGA